The window AGGTCTATgaagagcaccacataatctggtactacaggTGGGAAGTTGCCcgtaggactatgtcctggctgctCAGTTGGTTCAGGTACCTTCATTAGTAGTGTGGTTTGGCGACATTATGTCGGGGTAGATTGAGGATTGATAGGAAcgtccatgtacaaaaatttcaacctgcgtgtaagatacacaaaggggcagtgttgagttgtttactttttactcacctagtggttgaaaaagtagcCACGTGAGGTAGGGCTCAACGCTAGCTTATCACGTAACGCACTTCGACCCAGAATGTTCTGAATATTGCTGATGTTGAGAATCGGCTGAATAACATGTGTTTTAGATCTTTAGACCAATAATCTAAAGAGTGTTTGGACCAATAGAGTTTTAAACCCAGAAAGTTTGGAATATCGCAGAATGTTAACATGTGTTTTAGATTTCCAGACCAATAATCCTACATCTAGATTGTTCAGGCCAATAGAATATAAAACCCATAAAGGTCTAAATATTGTTGAATGACATGTGTTTTAGATTTCCAGACCAACAATCTTacatgtagaatttaaaaaccTGAATGGTCTGAATAGCGCTGAATCCTAATCTGGCCTTAGAACTTATCCATCACTATTCCAGATATGGTGTCATTATGATTAAAAGACCACCTTTTTGGtcatatttaagatattattAAGCGTTTTACAAATTGTATATCCTCCAAAAGACTAATCTTTCGATCTTCTTCCAACTTCGAGATTTCTTAACTCAAAGTTAGAAAGAACTATTACTATCCAAAAAATATATCTCagcaaattgaaaaaatttttaaataacaagaaaacaatATCTGGAAAATTGAAGCAAGTATAACAGAGGTTATTTTAAAGTCCACAAATTGGACTTTTCAGATGGCATAACAAATGTTTTCGGGCTGTCAAACTTGATGTAATGGAGAAATTCGTATTTTCGGGGTCAGGTCAATCCTTTAATCTCTAGGTTAACAATTTGTTAGCCAATGTTACATAGGAGACATGGCCTTATATGGAAGACAGGTCCTTATGTGAGAGACAGGTCCTTATGTGATTTTCCGAAGTAATCTCTAGGTCACattgaaattttacttaataccAACATAAATACATTACCGATTAGTTGATTAACTCTTCTTTCGGGTTTAAGGGTTAGTCATGAAccgatttttgaaaattatgaaCTATATTAATGTAGGTCATTTACAGAGAGTATAAATGGACCGACTTTTTATCAAGTATCTTAATTACATTTAGATTAAGGATTCGATTTAGTCTACGAGGCTAAAACCAGAGGATCGGTAGAAAGTTTTGAACCCTAAGGTGTATGTATATCAAAAACGTTGTTCTGCATATTTTATCCGGTGAATTCACCGGTCTGGTGGTAATATATGAAAATCGTTCTTCTggatattcatatttttattagaagGAAATATTCAGCTCAAAtcgtttaaacaatttttttttaatttttcccattttttacAGGCAATCCATTTAGGTTTACTCCTAAGTACCTTTATTTTCTCCATGGCCAGTGCTAAATACGatagtttaatatttatggCATTAGCGGGTGCAGCTCTAGTTTGGACCACAGTGGTATCACACAACTACTTTCACAAACGTGACAACTGGCAAATGTATGCTTTCAATTTAAGTATGATGAATTTTACAGCGTGGCGTATATCCCATTCTCTATCACATCACATCTATCCAAATTCATATATTGATCTGGAACTATCAATGTTTGAACCACTTTTGTGTTGGGTACCAAGTCcacatataaaaagtaaaatgatgCGCTATGTATCGTGGGTAACTGAGCCGTTTGCCTATATGATTGCATTTTTCCTGCAACTACTAACAAGGTTCGTATTTTAATTACGAAACTTCAGAAATATTATCAGAATAACTTTGttctttttgtataatttcagaattttttattCCCTACGTAAGACGAATATTATGTACTGGCATGATTTAATCTGTCTTTCTTTGCCTCTATCCATGTATTTATGTTCGAATTATTCCATTTTCTGGTGTTTGCGTCAATGGATCTTTATAACAGCCATAGCTAGTTTTTCTTTCTGTGTTATTGGCTTAAATGCCGCCCATCATGATCCGGAAATATTCCATGAAGGTGATGCCAATCGTGAAGATCGTGATTGGGGTCTTTATCAAGTCGATACTATAATCGATCGTGGCGATCTTAAAGGTTCTCAGTTCTTGGTCTTGACCCACTTTGGTGATCATGTTCTGCATCATTTATTCCCTACATTAGATCATGGCATTTTGCCTCAATTGTATCCTGTACTTTACGAAACATTGGAGGAATTTAAATGTGAACTAAGAGAAATTAATCATTTGGAACATATTATTGGTCAACACAAACAGTTACTGAGAATTGAAACTAATCCTAAACCTCCGGGTTCTAAAtagatttgaaaaaatttctttgataagttaattaaatttaggttttaaaaataataaatattataaaaatgtggTCTCATCTATTTTTTCTGCGGGGATCAGCTAAAGGATACACCTTTCCATGTGTTGCTAATCCTATTGAAGCATTTTTTGATATCATAACTTGTGTTATAGTTAGGTAAAcattatatttctgtttctgggtcttcagtATAGAACCTCAGACCCACTTTTTACCGCTtcaccaagacattctatctgggatcagatCATATTCTGTGTCTGATATACGATGAACGCATTGCACGTCTTATATCCAATCTGCATGTACTCTAAACTCCCTGTggtagtttgatattacactttgGTTCCAAAGCAGTCATCCATTTTTATAGCCAAATCGTCATATTAGAACTAAGACCCTATTTCACACTATAGTCTTCCTACATATCGACCAGCACTggtgtgccttgttgatcctatcctctatgtggtgtttccattttaaattttggtattacacctaagtacttaactttgtttGTCACCGTTATCTTCTTGTCTAggaaggttttaagtaggaaggacgtaagacttatctgGTTCTGGTATAAATATGAACCTTGGATCTTGTAATTTAAATGGGTTATATGTCAATTCTAAGAATGCAGTGAATATCTGTGACAGATGTAGGGAAACTGCCGAAAAAATGTCACCtggccctgcagctttataaGAAGCAAAGCTCTTGATTGCTCCCTTAACCATGCTCAGTTGGTTACTACAGTTTGAGAAGAGTTATTTGTAAAGAATTTGGAGTGTTTTGGAATGACATAATAGTTGTTTAAACTACTTGACCTACTCTCGGCTTAAGTCTAGAAGCTAATCCGGATCGGATGATACAATGTCATTCTTCTTACAATATTGTAGCTCTGCATACTATGAATCTTTatatattaatgttatttattggtttccATGCCTTTGGAAAAGAGTTAGCTGATACCTAAACATCAACTCGCCAAAGGATTACTTCTATTGTGACCGAAAATAACTTGCGGGCTTGCAAAGTGAGTCGGAACTAATCAGAAGCGGGGCTTATAAAagattcttttagaaaaatcgCGTGTAGGGTAACATTTTCTTCcgacgaatgtatcatttatgatcagaaaatgagctCTAAAACGACCAGTATTTAGACTCATAAATTACTCAAAATAGATGCAAAAATCAGAAGTGGGACTCATAAAAGAGTCTTTTAGGATATTCGCGGGTAGGGTACCATTTTCTCCATACAAATGTGATCAGAAAATGAGTGCATTAAggatcattttaatttttgcagaagagtcataaatgactcgaatgtgatcaacattttcaaaaaattctagcTGAGTAGCAAGCTGACATGTACATATCTTTATCAAGATCAATATCAATGTCCGGGTAGTCTGCAATTTAATTTCTCCTATTGTCCTCATGCACTAGAACCCGTATTGTTGCGACTGTGAAATGTCAGATTTGAGATCAAATTGGAAGATATTTTAAACTTATCGAGGCAAAGTCCCATATTTTGGTGTAGACTGTTATCGCACTATCCCGAAGCTCAGTTCATGCACCCCAGTTATGTCTTGTCGGTATTTGGTTTcgaaaagttctttaaaatgtttattgcgTAATTTTCCTATTGTTGGTATTCTAACAtctggttaaaaaaaaaacaaaattataattatctGAAGAAATCTATCACTTGAAGTTCTGAAGGGTTATCAATCTTGTATTTTCAGATCTAGTCTAACTACTCATATTTTagttctatttatttaaaagaaattatagtcggacctgtttcaaaaagtaaaatgtgatttagtttataaaacatttgagttgaattataccttgcctcagctatatttaagccatttattgttgaataaaactgtggacattaaagtcaaattttgaaggtgggtttttataggggctagggtcaaatgagaccctatAATTCAAGAGTTCAAGAGGGTCATAAAGACTAGTATATAACTTAGTTTTGCTGcttcaaattttgaagggggcttttttgTTCGTtaatggttagtgttctagtcaggcagaccggaggtggtgggttcgattcccacccgtgtcACGAGTTAAAGAGCACACAACAGGCCCAATAGAGTCCTAAATGTATTTCTTCGggtttgatgtgtatacatcctcctttcaaactaacgaactaactacaaacttcagcacaaacccaatataccctccaccacttAATATctcaattttcttttgttaccTATTCGTATTTCATAGTTTTAATTGAAAGACTTTAtatagttgttttttaattgatttacatttattttgttccttttttgtATACTTGTtcctttcttttaatttattttatattttaaatattatcattattatgtatatttttaaattatttaaatttaaatgttttgattaattaaaaaaataacataaacataAGCGCCATAAGATGAGGGTGTTTATTAgtttgtttgtgtttgtgtCTCTGTGTTGTTGTAATGTTGAGTGAGTGAGTGATTGATTGATTGAGTCAGTGtaaaagagagaaagagaatgGGTAGAAATAGAAGTAAAATGTGCAAAAGTTGTTTATTGATTAAACTGTATGGAGTCCTTTTGTATGAATGCATGTGTTCGTTCTCCAATATCAGTCAAATATCAATGTGTATGTGTGAGTGTAAAGTGtgcattttacaataaatacataaataaataacatttcttttggttttattttgttttgtttttttttttaaatattcttatttattgAAGATGTGTAGTaaatgtgtgttttgttttattataaatttctcttttttcgactttcgacACAGACAACTAGACAACTAGATTTAAACCtaaacgtacatatgtatggatAGTATTAAGTTTTATGACGGGGCTTAAGTCATGTTTttcataatacaaaaaattattataattttatatatatatatataaaaaaattaaacatttttcttgtgtttttttttaatttttcatttacaacAATATGAGTAAAGGTTGTGTGTTCTGATGTCAGAGAGCATGTATGGCGAAAGTTACTACACTAGGAAAATTCATTCTTTCTTCTTTCCACTTTtcatcattatttttgttttgtccttGTTAGGCTTCTTATGTTggtattttacaaaatacatttaGTTGGATACTATCTCTAGTattagtatatatattatttttggtttttgagtttttgttgttgtgataTTTATGCCTAAGTGCATTCTTATCCTCCCGTCGTTCGATTGTTTatagttgttgatgttttttttttaataaattttttaaattgttttttatttctttttttaattagaaaaacaaaaagtgttgtaaaatatttataaattaaagtaaaataaaataattatgaaatagtattaataaaataaattaaaatgttttaatggcATTTAGAAATCTTCGGGAGCAAGGTCGAATCTTGGTGGGAAAGCCATACCGTCCAATTGTGGCCGCACGGACATAGCACGGGGCTGTAGAGGGGAAGAGAGACAAAacgaatttattaaatataaatatatttcaacacAAGGTTAAAAAGAATGAAGCATGCATGATTAAACAAACAATGAGAGAAAGAgagataaatgaaaaaaaaatacatcaccaagagaacaacaataacaacaagataTTACTGAATACTTTACAATACAAAACTCAAAATGAGAGGAATATTGTATAGAGAAAGGGAAAGAGAAATAAATTTCTCCTCGAATGATCGAGTTTTGGAAAGTGAAATGACAGGATcatgaatttgtattttttgtttctttaaacttCTCATAACAGAAAAATGAGAATGAAAGACAAGGTGGTGAGAGGAAAACAAACAACTCAACACGTTACAAGTGCAAGTAATGATAATTcaatgtatatgtatgcatcatatatgtgtgtgtattcaTTCAATGATTTGACACGCAACATTGGCTGTTTTCTTTTGGGTTCGGGATTTGCAGGATTTGAGAAAAATGGGCCTCTTGGCCACTTCGAAACTTACAAATGTAATGAAAGATTGTTTACTGGTCCAGCACACTTTTGCGACCACCTTTAGACGCTGCCGGCTATTGTTGttgtacacacacacatacatatacaattattatagtagtagtaattgttgttgtagtagtagtatagttgtaataataataaaattatcatattATATCGTTATAAAAAAAGCAGAGATATTTCTAATTCAGCTCGATTTCTACTGATCTGACTATgacactttttgtttttttttaattgcgaTGAGATTGATGCTTTTGGTGATGAAATAGTTTGGGTTTTGTAAGctggttgtttatttttttttattttttttaaatatatttttttttcgatttggtttaaagtaataaattgaATGTTGAATGTTGCATTTCTTTTGTTGAAAAAGAGATGCATAAAGCTTTTACTTATGATCTAgtttctctttttgtttttttttctaattgaaTCTCTATGTGGACCGTGTGAATCATTTACAGTGCCATTTTGCGTAATTTAAATCTGGATGTGGTAATAATTGCAAgagattttgttttgaaatagaaTAATAAAGAGAAAATGATCGTTATTATTTGGCAAATGGTTGGCAGTTGATAAAAAAGCATTCGAATTTAGAGATGGATGATTTTGGTTTGGACACTTACCGCGGGGCTGGCACCACGACCAACGGAACCGGCACGTCCCTTGGCACGGAATTTGCTGATGGCTTGTTCAGCCAAATCGGCACGTTCTTCGGCTTCTTCAAGTTCTTGTTGGGCTTTGCGGAATTTGGCCAAGTTGAGGGCGGCGATTTCTTCGGCTTCTTCGATTTGCCTCTTGTATGTCTTGATCTTTTGTTGGAGTTTGTCAACCAAGTCTTGCATACGTTCGTGGTTCTTGCGATCTTCTTCGGATTGGAAGCTCAATTCCTTAACGCGACGTTCGGATTTGCGGAGGTTCTTTTGGGCATCGGCGTGTCTTCTTTGTTCACCATCCAATTCGTTCTCCAATTCGCGGACACGTTGTTCCAATTTTTGGATAGCCTTCTTGCCACCCTTGAGGGCGTTGGCTTCAGCTTCATCCAAACGGACTTGCAATTCCTTGATTTGTTGTTCAAGGGCCTTTCTGAGTTTCTCTTGGGTTTGGGCGTGGTCTTGTTCAGCGCGGAGTTCATCAGCAAGACGGGCAGCATCAACCATAGCCTTCTTGGCCTTCTCTTCGGAGTTCTTGGCTTCGTTCAACAATTCATCCAAATCAGAGTGGAGTGTTTGGAGTTCAGATTCCAATTTCCTCTTGGCAGCGGAGATGGAGGCGTTTTGGGCGGAAACTTCGTTGAGTTGTTCGTGGGCATCGGCCAATTCTTGTTCGGCTTGGCGACGACCGCGATCGGCTTGTTCGAGGAGGGTGCGGGATTCTTCCAATTCGTTTTGGAGGGCGTTGGCACGACGTTCAGAGATACCCAATTGTTCGCGGGCATCATCACGAGCTCTTTGTTCTTCTTCAAGGGCGGTTTGGATGTCCTTGAGTTGTTGTTGGTAGCGTTTGATGTTCTTTTGGGCCTCGGCGTTAGCCTAATTATAATGATATAAATACAAGTATTTAGTAAAATAGTTTCGTAATAAGGACAGCTCTTGTATATATGAGAAGCTTTGTGTGTGTTAAGAAACTTACCTTGTTGGCGTGATCCAAAGCAATTTCCAATTCGTTGATGTCGGCTTCCAACTTCTTCTTCATGCGAAGGGCCTCAGCCTTACCCTTGGCTTCGGCTTCGAGGGAGGCTTGCATGGAGTCGAGAGCACGTTGGTGGTTCTTGCGGGTGTTTTCGAATTCTTCTTCCTTCTCTTGGATGCGGCGATCGATTTCTTGACGAACTTGAGACAATTCCAATTGAGCGCGCAATACCTTGTTTTCTTCTTGTTCCAAAGCAGCTTCAGCTTCTTCGAGGGCGGCTTGGAGTTCATCCTTTTCGGCTTCCAAGCGTTTGCGAGCCTTTTCGATTTCGTGGATGTTGCGGCCACCTTCACCGATTTGGTCGAGCAAGTCCTTAACTTCATCAGCCAAGTTCTTGTTTTCACGACGGACGGCTTCCAATTGTTCTTGGCCTTCTTCGTAGGCACCCTTGAGACGGAACAATTCGGTGGAGTAGTTGCGGCATTCCTTTTGGGAGGCATCAAGTTCAGCAGCCAAATCGTCAACCTTGAGTTTCCATTCGCCAATGATCTTGTCGAAGGCCTTTTGTTTCTTCTCGGCAGCGTTGGCAATAGCGTTGGCACGGTCGACTTCCAATTGCAAGTCTTCGACTTCGGTGGACAAGCGTTGCTTGGTCTTTTCGAGGCCAATGCATTTTTGGTTGAGGGATTCGATGGTTTCCTCGGCTTCGGCCAAGCGAGCTTGCAACTTCCTCTTGGCTTCTTCCAATTCTTCGGAGCGGGCAACACCATCGGATTCGTACTTGCTGCGCCAGATTTGAGCTTCAGCGTTAGCCTTGCTGAGTTGACGTTGCAAATCGGCCTTGCCTTCAGCTTCTTCTTCTACTTGTTCACGGAGGTTATCCAAGTCGTGTTCCAAGTTGCGGAATTTGCCCAAAAGGGTAGCACGTTCACGGGCTTCTTCATCAGCCAAACGCTTGGTATCTTCCAATTGAGTGGTGAGGGAGATCTTGATCTTGGACAATTGGGAAACTTGGGATTCGGCTTCTTCCAATTGGCGCAAGAGGTCGGAGTTTTCAATGGAAAGCTTCTTCTTGGCGGCATCGAAGTCGTTGAGGGTTCTGTTGGTTTCATCCAATTTGGATTGGACTTCGTTGAGGGTGTGTTGCAATTGCTTGGCAATCTTTTCTTGGGCAGCCTATATTTCAAACGATTGATAATGGGATAATTTATTAGTAACGAATAGAAATATTTGGGACAATGTAATTTTGTATTTGGCAATTGTGTGTACTATGtacaattagttttttgttagcAAGGATTCTACATATTTTGGCAAGGATTAGTGCGGTAGTAAagtattttcacaaatattctaCATGTTAAAATCACAGGCCTTATACAAGACAAGTCCTTGAGATTCATTAGATTCAAAGCAGAGCTATCAGAGATTTGTTCAAGAATCCTTCGGATTCCCAAACTGACTCTCTCAAATCTACAATAATAATCAGCAAAATGTACAGCGGCGTTTTTATTTCGTTTCTAATTAAAGGAGTCAAATGTATGTATACCTTCTCGTTGGTAATGTGGTCAACACCAGCGCGGAGATCGTTCAATTGACCGTAGTATTCGTTCTTCTCCTTTTCAGCCCTAGATTGGTGATaaagtaagtttttgttttagttagaATGTGTTAAATGTGTGTGTAGGGAAATATTAATCAAAGTAAAACGTTGCTTCTTGAAAATCCATCTTGTAGCCGTCGGAAGAGAAAGACAGAAATGCCGCTtttcaaatcttttttaaattgaattaaaggaatttattatactttgtttgtgtgtgtgtgatttttGGGAGGTTTTGTACAAAGAAGGGTTTTTATTGTGTAATTTGTGCAATATGTGTGATGATCCTCGAAAGGATTCATTACCTTATCACGAGCAAGTTGATCGCAGGCAGAACGAGTTTGGTTCAACTCATTGTGGCAAGTCTGGCGATCGTGTTCAGCCCTGTTATTATAGggagaaattttaagaaaattttaatatttgtttttcaaaaaaacacttAAGACACGTTCAACACAGACAAACACGACTGGCAGTACAAACATTACTTTCCACAGCTACAACTTTGGAAGAAACAAACTGAAAAGAAAGATTTCAAGTGATTAGAATACTTACTTAGCCTTCAATTTGTTGAGTTGATCAACTTGTTCGGCCATTTCAGCGATAGCATCGTTGTGCTTCTTGCGCAAGTTAGCCAAGGTAGATTCGTGTTGAATGTTGGCTTCTTCCAAGTCACGACGCAATTTGCTGAGTTCGGCTTCACGCTTCTTGTTGAGTTCAATTTGGGCAGAAGTAGCACCACCGGCTTCTTCAAGACGTTCACCCAATTCCTCCAATTCGCGAGCCAAATCAGCACGTTGTTTCTCAGCCTTGGCGCGAGCTTGACGTTCGGCTTCGACTTCTTCTTCCAATTCTTCGATGCGGGCTTGCAATTCCTTGATTTGGCGTTGGTGCTTGCTAACAACAACTTGTTCATCTTCCAATTTGGCGGTGATGGAGGACAATTCCTTGTCCTTGCGTTGGATGGTTTGTTCCAATTCCTTCTTGTTGCGTTCCAAATCGGAGACGGCTTCTTGGGTAAGTTTCAAGTCACCTTCAACCTTGCGCTTGGATTTCTCAATATCACCACGCAATTTCTTCTCGCGTTCCAAGGAGTCTTCCAATTCATCCAAGGTTTGTTCCAACTTAGCCTTGACCTTGTTTAAGTGGTTGATCTTGTCTTCGGCAGCTTGGAGTTCTTCACCAGTCTTCTGGTTGCTTTCACCTTGCATCTTCTTCTCCTTGTTCAACTTGTTGATGAGTTCGTCTTGGTGGGCGATTTCATCGTTCAAGTTGCGGATTTGGTGGTCCTTGGTGGCCTTATCTTGTTCAGCCTTTTGGACGTTCAATTCCAAGTCTTCAATGTCCTTCTTGAGGCCAGAGATTTCTTGGTCAGCCTTCTTCTTCTGTTGGAACAATTGGTTGCGGGCATCTTCCTCTTGAGTCAAGCGCTCTTGGATGTCCTATATGTATATGGGGTAAATAATAAATGTCGTGTGTGAGTGATATGAATTGGCTAAGATCTATATTTAGcacaaatcaaaaacaaaattgccataaattttgttattgggAAATCAAAGCACATAATTAgtcattttttctattaaattatgATTCCGTTCGTTGAGTTTTTGATGACCATATTTGCTTCACTGATTTCCACAATTCATTGACAATCTTGATTTTTtgcttgttttaatttttttttttaggaaatttgaaAATACTTACGCGCAATTGGTTTTCGAGGTCGTTCTTTTGAGCTTGGAGTTTAGCGCATCTTTCTTGGTAATCTTGCAAGGCACCCTTTTCACCAGACAAGGAGTCCAACAAGGCAGTCTTTTCAGCTAACAACTTAGCATTAAGGGCTTCCAATTCCTTGCGTACCTTAACTTCGGCAGCATGAGCTTCTTCAGCCTTCTTAGCCTTCTCTTCAAGACGCTGTAAATCAGAATTAGAAGATTTATTAGTGGTTTCAGATGTTGCAGCTTGTGGTGTTGGCATTGCTGGTTCGGGTTCTTGTAAAGGAGCTGGTGTCGTTTCTGCAGCCACTGGTTCTTCGGGTTTAATTtcagttgctgctgctgctgctgcagctgcTGGAGTTTCCTCAGCACTGGCAGTATCTGATTTTGCTTCAGCTGGTGGTGTAGCTGAGCCAACTTCTTCagatttttcacttttttcagattttttcgattttttcacttttttatcttcagccatttttaatgaatattattttgagattattgaataaatttgttttaattttacttttgcaaaattttttttgaaattgtttggtttttgtatttaaaattttatttgaattaattatCGTTTAAATTTGCTGCAGCTATAGTTGCTTGTTGTTCGTTTAAATCGTTTAGATGAAGTATGAATTATGTGTTCGCTTTAGCCCAGGTAACTATTAGATCCGTTTAGCTACTGGTCAACAACTGGAATGCTTGCAATTGCAAAGTGCTCGATgaattttcaaattcaaaattcaaattaattttaattagcaaCGCCCAACAATTATATCAAATCATATTGAATAATGttaatatgtgtgtgtgttgagTACTTACTCACAATTTATGCA of the Lucilia cuprina isolate Lc7/37 chromosome 2, ASM2204524v1, whole genome shotgun sequence genome contains:
- the LOC111678371 gene encoding myosin heavy chain, muscle isoform X33; amino-acid sequence: MPRPIASQEDEDPTPYLFVSLEQRRIDQSKPYDSKKNCWVPDEKEGYLLGEIKATKGDIVSVGLPGGETKDFKKDQLQQVNPPKYEKAEDMSNLTYLNDASVLHNLRQRYYHKLIYTYSGLFCVAINPYKRYPVYTNRCAKMYRGKRRNEVPPHIFAISDGAYVDMLTNHVNQSMLITGESGAGKTENTKKVIAYFATVGASTKKDESQKNKGSLEDQVVQTNPVLEAFGNAKTVRNDNSSRFGKFIRIHFGPTGKLAGADIETYLLEKARVISQQSLERSYHIFYQIMSGSVPGVKDMCFLSDNIYDYYNVSQGKVTVPNMDDGEEFQLADQAFDILGFTKQEKEDVYKITAAVMHMGGMKFKQRGREEQAEQDGEEEGGRVAKLFGCDTAELYKNLLKPRIKVGNEFVTQGRNVQQVTNSIGALCKGVFDRLFKWLVKKCNETLDTKQKRQHFIGVLDIAGFEIFDYNGFEQLCINFTNEKLQQFFNHHMFVLEQEEYKKEGINWDFIDFGMDLLACIDLIEKPMGILSILEEESMFPKATDQTFAEKLTNTHLGKSAPFQKPKPPKPGQQAAHFAIGHYAGVVAYNITGWLEKNKDPLNDTVVDQFKKSQNKLLVEIFADHPGQSGGGEQAKGGRGKKGGGFATVSSAYKEQLNSLMTTLRSTQPHFVRCIIPNEMKQPGVVDAHLVMHQLTCNGVLEGIRICRKGFPNRMVYADFKQRYMILAPAIMAAEKQPKNAAAKCLESVGLDSDMYRIGHTKVFFRAGVLGQMEEFRDERLGKIMSWMQAWARGYLSRKGFKKLQEQRVALKVVQRNLRKYLQLRTWPWYKLWQKVKPLLNVSRVEDEIARLEEKAKKAEEAHAAEVKVRKELEALNAKLLAEKTALLDSLSGEKGALQDYQERCAKLQAQKNDLENQLRDIQERLTQEEDARNQLFQQKKKADQEISGLKKDIEDLELNVQKAEQDKATKDHQIRNLNDEIAHQDELINKLNKEKKMQGESNQKTGEELQAAEDKINHLNKVKAKLEQTLDELEDSLEREKKLRGDIEKSKRKVEGDLKLTQEAVSDLERNKKELEQTIQRKDKELSSITAKLEDEQVVVSKHQRQIKELQARIEELEEEVEAERQARAKAEKQRADLARELEELGERLEEAGGATSAQIELNKKREAELSKLRRDLEEANIQHESTLANLRKKHNDAIAEMAEQVDQLNKLKAKAEHDRQTCHNELNQTRSACDQLARDKAAQEKIAKQLQHTLNEVQSKLDETNRTLNDFDAAKKKLSIENSDLLRQLEEAESQVSQLSKIKISLTTQLEDTKRLADEEARERATLLGKFRNLEHDLDNLREQVEEEAEGKADLQRQLSKANAEAQIWRSKYESDGVARSEELEEAKRKLQARLAEAEETIESLNQKCIGLEKTKQRLSTEVEDLQLEVDRANAIANAAEKKQKAFDKIIGEWKLKVDDLAAELDASQKECRNYSTELFRLKGAYEEGQEQLEAVRRENKNLADEVKDLLDQIGEGGRNIHEIEKARKRLEAEKDELQAALEEAEAALEQEENKVLRAQLELSQVRQEIDRRIQEKEEEFENTRKNHQRALDSMQASLEAEAKGKAEALRMKKKLEADINELEIALDHANKANAEAQKNIKRYQQQLKDIQTALEEEQRARDDAREQLGISERRANALQNELEESRTLLEQADRGRRQAEQELADAHEQLNEVSAQNASISAAKRKLESELQTLHSDLDELLNEAKNSEEKAKKAMVDAARLADELRAEQDHAQTQEKLRKALEQQIKELQVRLDEAEANALKGGKKAIQKLEQRVRELENELDGEQRRHADAQKNLRKSERRVKELSFQSEEDRKNHERMQDLVDKLQQKIKTYKRQIEEAEEIAALNLAKFRKAQQELEEAEERADLAEQAISKFRAKGRAGSVGRGASPAI